TAATAAAGATTTTTGGATAACCGCTATGGGAAATTTTACATATGCTACTAGTCAATATGAAGTATATGAAGAACCCGATTATCCCAATGAGCCATGGAAATCTAGAATAGGTGATCCTATCGCTCAATATTATGGCTATGTGGCTGAACGCCTTTTTGTTGATGATGATGAAGTTAAGAATTCGCCCACCCAATTTGGGGATTATAGAGGAGGTGATATTAAATATAAGGATTTGAATGGTGATGGTAAAATAACCGATTTAGATATAGTGCCTTTAGGGAATCCTCATAGTCCGGAAATTGTGTATGGTTTTGGTTTTTCAGGAGGCTGGAAAGGAATTGATTTTTCAACTTTCTTTCAAGGCTTAGGAAGAACATCTCTTTTTATAGACCCATATTCAACGTCTCCTTTTATTAATCAGCAAAGTGCACTATTACAAGTATATGCCGATAATCATTGGTCTGAAGACAACCGAAATGTATATGCATTATGGCCAAGGCTTTCAGAAACTATCGTAGGCAATAATATGCAAACATCAAGTTGGTGGGTAAGAGATGGATCTTTCTTGCGTTTGAAAGCTATTGAATTAGGATATACTATTCCAAGTAAAATAACTTTAAAGGCTAATATAGAAAAATTTCGTTTTTATATGAACGGAACCAACCTTCTAACCTTTAGTAAATTTAAATTATGGGATCCAGAAATGGGAGGTGATGAGCCTGGTGATGGTCGTGGTAATGGTCTGGGATATCCAATTCAAAAGGTCATTAATTTTGGTTTACAAATTTCATTTTAAAATATAAAATCATGAAAAATATAAATATAATAATAGGAACATTCATACTCTTATTTGGGATGTCATCTTGTAGTGATTATTTAGACGTAGTTCCAGATAATGTTGCAATAATAGACCATGCTTTTCGTAGTAGAAATGAAGCAGAGAAATTTTTATTTACTTGTTACAGCTACCGGCCTGAAATAGGCTCTGTAGATAAGGATCCTGCCATGGCTTCTGATGAAATTTTCAAACGTTATGGTACTAATGGAGGAAGTCGGTTTTGGGAAAATACACGACTACAATTAGGCTTTCAGGAATCTAATAATCCAATTTTAAATGTTTGGGATGGAGAGAGGTCCTCAGAATCGGCATGGAAAGGTATTCGAGATTGTAATATTTTTTTAGAAAAAATACATCAAGTAACAGATATGGACGATTATGAAATGAATAGATGGATTTCTGAAGTAAAATTTTTGAAAGCATATTATCACTATTACCTTTTTAAATGTTATGGCCCCATTCCAATTGTTGATGTAAATATTGAAACGAGTGCTGAAGAAGAGGATATGTGGGTTTATAGAGAACCCATCGATGAGGTTATAAAATACATTACAGACCTCATGCTGGAGTCTATTACAGATTTACCTGCTGCAATCGAAATCGTTGAAGGAACAGAAGCAGGTAGGGTTGATAAACTTATAGCTTATGCTATACGCGCCGAAGCATTAGTTTATGCAGCAAGCCCTCTTTTTAATGGTAATAAAGATTATGCTAATATGATCGACAATCGAGGGATCCAATTATTTCCTCAATCATATAATGAAAACAAATGGTTATTGGCCGCTAATGCTTGTAAAGAAGCTATTGATGTTGCCCATACGCAAGGCAAAGCATTATATGATTTGCTAGACCCTTTTGTTTTAACTGTAGATCCCATATTCCAGTTGCAAACTACCTATCGTGAGGCTATTTGTGCTAGGTGGAATAAAGAACTTATTTGGGGAAATACAAGATACGATAATGGATATCTTCAAAGAAGTACTCAAGTGAGATTGGTTCGAATGAATGAATCAACAATAAATAGAGCAACTTCAGAATATGCACCAACTATAAATATGGTAGAGCGCTATTATTCATCAAACGGAGTCCCTATTAATGAAGATCGCGATTGGGTAGCAACTAATAACTGGTATGGAGATAGATATCAAATTAGAGCAGAAGCTGCCAAAGTAGGAGAAGAAAGGTATGTTGAATTAGGCAAACATACAGTTAATTTACATTTTAATCGGGAACCAAGATTTTATGCGAGTGTAGGTTTTGATAAAGGCGTTTATTTTGGAAATGGAAATTATCTGTTTACTGGTTCAAACCGAGATGTAAAATATGCCGATTTTCTAAAAGGCCAAGTTTCAGGGTTTCAAGGAGGTAGTGGTTATTCTATTACTGGTTATTCCACTAAAAAAATGCATAGTTTTAAAAACACTCAAACGAATACACAAACTACAGAAGAGTTTTACCCTTTTCCAATTATGCGATTGGCAGATCTTTATTTATTGTATTCAGAAGCTTTAAACGAGGCTAATGGATCTGCTGAAGATGTTTTTGAATATGTAGATCTTATTAGAAATCGTGTAGGATTAGAAGGTGTTATAGATTCATGGTCCCAATATTCTGTTAACCCAACTAAACCAAATTCCAAAGAAGGACGACGCGAAATTATACATCAAGAACGTGGTATAGAATTAGCCTTTGAAGGAAAACGCTATTGGGATATTAAACGTTGGAAAAAAATCCCAGTGCTGAACGATCAACCAAAAGGTTGGAATATGCAAGGAACTGTTAAAGAAGATTTTTACAAAGTTCTTTTATTACCAGAAGTACCCCTTTCTTTTTCAACTAAGGATTACTTCTGGCCTATTAAAGAATCAAATCTATCAAGAAACGCTAACTTAATTCAAAACTATGGTTGGTAGCAGTTATAAGACTGTTATTAATTTAACTTAAAATAAAATAAATGAAAAATAGAATAATCTTAATAATTTTCGGGATCTGCATCTCAGCATGTTCAGAAGAGATCGCTGTAGGGCAGCCGCCTCTAGAAAGTATAGCACCAGGTTTAGTAACCAATTTAAATGCTATAAGCGTACCCGGAGGTGCGTTCATTACATTTACACCCCCTATAGATGAAGATCTGCTATATACCAAAGCAGTTTATTCGCGTAGAAAAGGCGAAATTACTGAGTATAGATCTTCCCTATATTCTGATACTTTGAAGATTGAAGGGTTTGGCAATACAAACGATCAAGTAATAAAAATAATTGCGGTAGATAGAAGTAGAAATGAATCGGAACCTGTTAGTATTACAATAACGCCTCTTGAGCCTGCCGTGAATGT
The genomic region above belongs to Mariniflexile litorale and contains:
- a CDS encoding RagB/SusD family nutrient uptake outer membrane protein — translated: MKNINIIIGTFILLFGMSSCSDYLDVVPDNVAIIDHAFRSRNEAEKFLFTCYSYRPEIGSVDKDPAMASDEIFKRYGTNGGSRFWENTRLQLGFQESNNPILNVWDGERSSESAWKGIRDCNIFLEKIHQVTDMDDYEMNRWISEVKFLKAYYHYYLFKCYGPIPIVDVNIETSAEEEDMWVYREPIDEVIKYITDLMLESITDLPAAIEIVEGTEAGRVDKLIAYAIRAEALVYAASPLFNGNKDYANMIDNRGIQLFPQSYNENKWLLAANACKEAIDVAHTQGKALYDLLDPFVLTVDPIFQLQTTYREAICARWNKELIWGNTRYDNGYLQRSTQVRLVRMNESTINRATSEYAPTINMVERYYSSNGVPINEDRDWVATNNWYGDRYQIRAEAAKVGEERYVELGKHTVNLHFNREPRFYASVGFDKGVYFGNGNYLFTGSNRDVKYADFLKGQVSGFQGGSGYSITGYSTKKMHSFKNTQTNTQTTEEFYPFPIMRLADLYLLYSEALNEANGSAEDVFEYVDLIRNRVGLEGVIDSWSQYSVNPTKPNSKEGRREIIHQERGIELAFEGKRYWDIKRWKKIPVLNDQPKGWNMQGTVKEDFYKVLLLPEVPLSFSTKDYFWPIKESNLSRNANLIQNYGW